The following are encoded in a window of Brevibacillus sp. DP1.3A genomic DNA:
- a CDS encoding efflux RND transporter permease subunit yields MIKYIVQKRKITLLFFSMIVLVGSLSFFQLPKQEMPDIIVNMATITTVYPGASPEKVEQAVTKKLEEKINELQGLNYISSSSSLGVSFIMVEAKSDVDPKQKWDELRKKVKDAEADLPADAKQPIINDDLNRTFVQSFAVTADTREELYSMRTMLKSWKEQLRTIPNVADVLVEGLPEQEVHIEVDTQKLSQYGLTWSQVMMAVKKENEKIPLGDLTTEKRTYQLKLAENTDVEELNKVIISRSKEGFPIYLKDIGSVKMTTETVKTTSYFNGKPSITISVNAETGSDVPSLQKRVDEMMVTLDKTLPAGAERHSIYSQNERVDELFSDLTREMMIAIVAVLVVCALGLNLITSLVVAMAIPISLAVGLMFLPSLGISLNMISIVSLIIVLGILVDDAVVVNDNIERRLSVLGEKPMAAAVNGAKEVSISITTATLATIASFAPLMFLSGNVGQFIRPVPVIISMTMLASMVMSLTIIPIFRQWYEQRRKAGVEGYRKPAGLLGKQLLQLTKWYASKFMPKILKRPLLAGMIGVLIGTAAYGLIPLTPVELFPNDDRPQFLIDIRLPVGNSLEETDRVVRGTADWVLKQPGIETVSAYAGGSAPKMFGGDTAAGSGITVGQLVVRYNEKETHLENMLEPWTEEFKKLYPEASILTKQLEAGPPVGKPVVIRFYGEDIETLRSLSAQAKEKVAGLEGTYNVQDDFGVERYTLEFVVNKELMEQKLVNYTDLSTTLRLVSEGITVSEFDTGSDLIDMKLFLQKGEEDPALLFQRLSIANARGELIPLSQLAEVKPTFSTQTIPHRDLSRSVTVTSDLKGRTATEVMAEIKPMLDSLSLPEGYRYEIGGETSEQTDIFIDMGKLSILVVFLILILIAMQFYSLTIPVLVTSTIYLAVSGSLIGLFVTQTPLGFMTMMGIIALAGIVVRNGIVLIEFIEEARHTGMELKQAVISACEARLRPILITSLTAIAGMMPLAISGDVLFKPLAVTIISGLAFSTLLTLIVVPSFYTVLTQHKIKQLAKKAAKRPDLYGPEAETHDG; encoded by the coding sequence GTGATCAAGTACATCGTACAAAAGCGCAAAATCACGCTCCTATTTTTCAGCATGATTGTACTTGTAGGCTCCCTCAGCTTTTTTCAACTGCCTAAGCAAGAAATGCCGGATATTATCGTGAACATGGCGACGATCACGACCGTTTACCCGGGAGCTTCGCCGGAAAAGGTCGAGCAGGCTGTTACGAAAAAGCTGGAAGAGAAAATCAATGAATTACAGGGACTTAACTATATATCTTCCTCATCTTCCCTCGGAGTTTCTTTTATCATGGTGGAAGCAAAGAGTGACGTAGACCCGAAGCAAAAATGGGATGAATTGCGGAAGAAGGTAAAGGACGCAGAGGCTGATCTGCCAGCCGATGCGAAACAACCGATCATCAATGATGATTTGAACCGTACGTTTGTCCAATCGTTTGCGGTCACTGCTGACACGCGTGAGGAATTGTACAGCATGCGTACCATGCTAAAATCGTGGAAAGAACAGCTTCGTACCATTCCAAACGTAGCGGATGTACTGGTGGAAGGTCTACCGGAGCAGGAAGTCCACATCGAGGTTGATACGCAAAAGCTGAGCCAGTACGGGCTCACGTGGAGTCAGGTGATGATGGCTGTCAAAAAGGAAAATGAAAAAATCCCGCTTGGCGACCTGACCACAGAAAAACGGACCTACCAGCTCAAGCTGGCGGAAAATACAGATGTCGAAGAACTGAACAAAGTCATTATCTCCCGTTCAAAAGAGGGCTTCCCGATCTATCTGAAGGACATTGGATCGGTCAAAATGACGACGGAGACGGTGAAAACGACTTCGTATTTCAATGGGAAGCCTTCGATCACGATCAGCGTCAATGCAGAGACGGGAAGTGATGTGCCGTCCTTGCAGAAGCGCGTAGACGAGATGATGGTGACTCTGGATAAAACACTTCCAGCTGGGGCCGAGAGACACTCGATTTATAGTCAAAATGAACGCGTCGATGAGCTTTTTAGCGACTTGACCCGGGAAATGATGATTGCCATCGTTGCTGTTTTGGTGGTGTGTGCACTCGGATTGAACCTGATCACATCGTTGGTAGTAGCGATGGCGATTCCAATTTCCTTGGCTGTGGGACTTATGTTCCTGCCATCTCTGGGTATTTCACTCAACATGATCTCGATCGTTTCCTTGATTATTGTGCTGGGGATCTTGGTCGATGACGCCGTGGTGGTCAATGACAATATCGAGCGGAGACTGTCTGTCCTGGGTGAAAAACCAATGGCTGCGGCGGTTAATGGTGCCAAGGAAGTATCGATTTCGATCACGACCGCTACGCTGGCTACGATTGCGTCGTTTGCGCCCTTGATGTTTTTGAGTGGCAACGTCGGGCAGTTCATTCGACCGGTTCCCGTAATTATTTCGATGACGATGCTGGCGTCGATGGTCATGTCGCTGACGATCATCCCGATCTTTCGCCAATGGTATGAGCAACGTAGAAAGGCTGGCGTAGAAGGGTATCGTAAGCCCGCTGGACTGTTGGGGAAACAACTGTTGCAGTTGACCAAGTGGTATGCGAGCAAGTTCATGCCGAAAATTTTGAAGCGACCGCTTTTGGCAGGAATGATTGGCGTATTGATTGGAACGGCAGCATATGGATTGATACCGCTCACTCCGGTTGAATTGTTCCCGAACGATGATCGCCCGCAGTTTCTCATCGATATCCGTCTCCCCGTAGGCAACAGTCTGGAAGAAACAGACCGAGTGGTGCGTGGGACGGCAGACTGGGTGTTGAAGCAGCCTGGTATCGAGACAGTATCTGCGTACGCGGGAGGTAGTGCACCGAAAATGTTCGGTGGAGATACAGCTGCCGGAAGCGGTATTACCGTCGGACAGCTAGTGGTTCGTTATAATGAAAAAGAGACCCATCTCGAGAACATGCTGGAGCCGTGGACGGAGGAATTCAAAAAGCTGTATCCGGAAGCGAGTATCTTAACGAAGCAGCTGGAGGCAGGTCCTCCGGTTGGAAAACCAGTCGTGATTCGTTTTTATGGAGAGGATATTGAGACGCTGCGCTCTCTTTCTGCACAAGCAAAAGAAAAGGTTGCTGGATTAGAGGGAACGTACAATGTGCAAGACGATTTTGGGGTAGAACGCTACACCTTGGAATTTGTCGTCAATAAAGAGCTGATGGAGCAAAAGCTCGTCAACTACACGGACTTGTCCACGACATTGCGTCTGGTGAGCGAAGGCATTACCGTCAGCGAGTTTGATACGGGCTCAGACCTGATAGATATGAAGCTGTTCTTGCAAAAAGGCGAGGAAGACCCTGCATTGCTGTTCCAACGACTCAGCATTGCCAATGCGCGTGGAGAACTGATTCCGTTGTCACAGCTCGCGGAAGTAAAACCGACTTTTAGTACACAGACGATCCCGCATCGCGATTTGTCACGGAGCGTGACAGTTACGAGTGATCTGAAAGGTAGAACAGCGACAGAAGTAATGGCAGAGATCAAACCGATGCTCGATAGTTTGTCCTTGCCTGAAGGATACCGCTATGAGATTGGCGGCGAGACCTCTGAGCAGACTGATATTTTTATCGACATGGGCAAACTCTCGATTCTTGTCGTTTTCCTGATCCTGATTTTGATCGCGATGCAATTCTATTCCTTGACCATTCCTGTACTGGTTACCAGTACGATTTACCTCGCTGTATCGGGGAGCTTGATCGGCTTGTTCGTGACCCAGACGCCACTAGGCTTTATGACGATGATGGGAATTATTGCTTTGGCGGGTATCGTGGTGCGTAACGGGATCGTTTTGATCGAGTTCATCGAGGAGGCACGTCATACAGGCATGGAGCTGAAGCAGGCGGTTATTTCTGCGTGTGAGGCACGACTACGGCCTATTCTTATAACCTCGCTTACAGCGATTGCAGGTATGATGCCGTTAGCTATTTCAGGTGACGTTTTATTCAAACCGCTTGCGGTCACTATTATTTCCGGCTTGGCGTTCTCGACACTTTTGACCTTGATCGTCGTACCGTCCTTCTATACGGTTTTGACGCAGCACAAGATCAAACAGCTGGCGAAAAAGGCCGCGAAGCGCCCGGATTTGTATGGGCCTGAGGCAGAGACTCATGATGGGTAA
- a CDS encoding DNA sulfur modification protein DndB: MIKDLSTLSTTSHYITLKGVQGIQFNHSVISTQCTVNNILKFMDVDKSVQRDTIEQQISNISKYIQYGLDGNDIYFPPMIFSARGKGTFHNETNDFHLDLDDKMYILDGQHRIKAFELLTKRLELKNDPINKDKLKKILNFPLSIQIFTNLTTDQERQLFTDINTKSSRVNNTLLIMYKNNDLCGELVKEIIQNHPSISEDRFEIRSKTTRTKLMTSATLYSLINVLNEGLLGGPMVIKSKINPDNYKLYKKRTEEFLTLLIKYAPEYAYDRNKHIIFIPNIISSIALFIYTTQKKNPAISMELLFEKVIKSFDWTHKNKELRNLAVSYNPNTKKYNFTTGVRTIKSISQYLEKIFEGGKK; encoded by the coding sequence ATGATAAAAGATTTATCCACCTTGAGCACTACATCCCACTACATAACGTTAAAAGGAGTTCAAGGAATCCAATTCAACCATAGTGTGATATCAACACAATGCACAGTGAATAATATACTAAAGTTTATGGACGTAGATAAAAGCGTTCAAAGAGATACGATTGAACAACAAATTTCAAACATATCTAAATATATTCAATATGGCTTAGATGGAAACGACATATATTTCCCACCCATGATATTTTCAGCACGAGGTAAAGGAACCTTTCATAATGAAACTAACGATTTCCATTTAGATTTAGACGATAAGATGTACATTTTAGACGGACAACATCGCATTAAAGCATTTGAATTATTAACAAAACGCTTAGAATTAAAAAATGACCCTATAAATAAAGATAAGTTAAAAAAAATTCTAAATTTCCCTCTCAGCATTCAAATTTTCACCAATCTAACAACTGATCAAGAAAGACAACTCTTCACTGACATAAATACCAAGTCTTCAAGAGTAAATAATACTCTTCTCATTATGTATAAAAATAATGATCTATGTGGTGAGTTAGTAAAAGAAATTATTCAAAATCATCCATCGATCTCAGAAGATCGATTTGAAATTAGAAGTAAAACAACAAGAACTAAATTAATGACATCCGCTACTCTATACTCACTAATTAACGTATTAAATGAAGGGTTATTAGGCGGGCCGATGGTCATAAAAAGCAAGATAAATCCAGATAACTATAAATTATACAAAAAAAGAACTGAAGAATTTCTCACTCTATTAATCAAATACGCCCCAGAATATGCCTACGATAGAAACAAACACATAATTTTCATTCCAAATATCATCTCTTCAATTGCCCTCTTCATTTATACTACACAGAAAAAAAATCCAGCTATAAGTATGGAATTATTATTTGAAAAAGTTATTAAATCATTTGATTGGACTCACAAAAATAAAGAACTAAGAAATTTAGCTGTAAGTTATAATCCAAATACTAAGAAGTACAATTTTACAACAGGGGTAAGAACAATAAAATCAATATCACAATACTTAGAAAAAATTTTTGAGGGGGGCAAAAAATAA
- a CDS encoding efflux RND transporter periplasmic adaptor subunit has translation MKRRWLVSVMMIGLLATTACSEQQPASAPQKEVKNVVVAQVKKEQAVTVTELSGTLAPLEEALVSFEVGGRIVEMNRKEGDTVKAGDVLARVNAQDYSLQVASSNAAMQQSAANLSKVTNGAREQEVTQARLLVEKATVALQKMQDDFNRIEKLYQQNAISKSEFESAQNGLTIAQKDLQNAQQSYSLVTQGARVEDKQLSQAVFNQAVIAKEVAANTLAKTQLRSPINGTIIAKLSSAGNLVGSGSPVYQVGNIDTLKVVLPVPDREISAWKVGEAISLDLYGQKRDGKVTKIFPATNQNTGTIGVEVQIANQARDWFAGQVVKATKTVTGQEGVYVPVEAVISRGKDDAHVFVNAGGKAVKTSVVIGQIVSDKLEIKNGLKEGDQLIVKGVDRLFDGDPIEAAGGTQP, from the coding sequence ATGAAGAGAAGATGGCTTGTATCTGTAATGATGATCGGACTATTGGCAACGACGGCTTGCAGCGAGCAACAACCTGCTTCGGCACCTCAGAAGGAAGTGAAGAATGTCGTCGTTGCACAAGTGAAGAAGGAGCAGGCTGTAACCGTCACGGAGTTGTCTGGTACACTGGCTCCTTTGGAGGAAGCACTCGTCTCTTTTGAAGTAGGCGGTCGTATCGTGGAGATGAACCGGAAAGAAGGAGACACGGTTAAAGCAGGAGATGTGCTTGCCCGTGTGAACGCCCAGGATTACTCGCTCCAAGTCGCCTCTTCAAACGCTGCTATGCAGCAGAGTGCGGCGAATCTTAGCAAGGTAACTAATGGGGCGAGAGAGCAAGAAGTGACGCAGGCGCGATTACTGGTGGAGAAGGCAACAGTCGCTCTGCAAAAAATGCAGGATGATTTCAACCGGATTGAAAAGCTCTATCAGCAAAACGCCATCTCCAAAAGCGAGTTTGAAAGTGCACAAAATGGACTGACGATTGCGCAAAAGGATTTGCAAAATGCACAGCAGTCCTATTCGCTGGTTACTCAAGGGGCTCGTGTAGAAGACAAACAGCTGAGTCAGGCTGTTTTCAACCAGGCGGTCATCGCCAAAGAAGTGGCAGCCAATACGCTTGCCAAAACGCAGCTTCGCTCGCCGATTAACGGGACGATCATCGCGAAGCTCTCGTCTGCAGGTAATTTGGTCGGTTCAGGTAGCCCCGTCTATCAAGTTGGCAACATCGACACATTAAAAGTCGTATTGCCTGTTCCTGACCGTGAGATTTCTGCCTGGAAAGTAGGCGAGGCGATCTCCTTAGACCTGTATGGACAAAAACGGGATGGCAAAGTGACAAAAATATTTCCTGCCACGAACCAAAATACCGGAACGATTGGCGTAGAGGTCCAAATCGCCAACCAAGCTCGTGACTGGTTTGCTGGTCAGGTGGTGAAAGCGACCAAAACGGTAACGGGGCAGGAAGGTGTCTACGTACCAGTAGAAGCAGTCATCAGTAGAGGAAAAGATGACGCGCATGTCTTCGTCAATGCCGGCGGCAAGGCTGTCAAAACAAGCGTAGTCATCGGGCAGATTGTAAGTGACAAGCTCGAGATCAAGAACGGATTAAAAGAAGGAGACCAACTGATCGTCAAAGGGGTGGACCGTTTGTTTGACGGTGACCCAATCGAGGCGGCAGGAGGTACACAACCGTGA
- a CDS encoding TetR/AcrR family transcriptional regulator — protein MDHPDIEQKLGGRGEEEQETRERILSAARQLMAQKGYKGATTRKISELAGVNEVTVFRHFKNKVGILTELLKEIMDVREQLEQGLQGEFSDLKQMLVSYARTYYGLLVERKEIFMICMIEADNHPEVVQMFSSLPMTAVEVLSNKLLAFQEQGHLPKGDPFTAALMFVSTFFYAFMAKYRVNLDIGRAEEELFENASEILLQGIKR, from the coding sequence ATGGATCACCCAGATATAGAACAGAAGCTGGGGGGGAGAGGCGAAGAGGAACAGGAAACCCGTGAGCGAATTTTATCAGCCGCACGTCAGCTAATGGCACAAAAGGGATACAAGGGAGCGACTACACGCAAGATTTCTGAGCTTGCAGGGGTGAATGAGGTGACGGTATTTCGTCACTTCAAGAACAAGGTAGGCATCTTGACAGAGCTCCTGAAAGAAATCATGGATGTCCGGGAGCAGCTGGAGCAAGGGTTGCAAGGCGAGTTTTCTGATCTCAAGCAAATGCTAGTCAGCTACGCACGTACGTATTACGGCTTATTGGTCGAGCGCAAAGAAATTTTCATGATCTGCATGATTGAAGCGGATAACCACCCGGAAGTCGTGCAGATGTTCAGCAGCCTGCCGATGACCGCAGTCGAGGTATTGTCCAACAAGCTCCTAGCGTTTCAGGAGCAAGGGCATTTGCCAAAGGGAGATCCGTTCACGGCAGCTCTTATGTTCGTCTCCACTTTCTTCTATGCCTTCATGGCGAAGTATCGGGTCAATCTCGATATCGGAAGGGCAGAAGAAGAGCTTTTTGAAAATGCTTCTGAAATCTTGCTACAAGGCATCAAGCGATAA
- a CDS encoding HD domain-containing protein has product MQQPQLLHEEKVFKDPVHRYVHVRDKFIWDLINSAEFQRLRRVRQLGTSFFTFHGGEHSRFNHSLGVYELMRRILETFEGRIQLTYEEKLLCLCAALLHDVGHGPFSHSFEKVFKYHHEDWTRAILLGDTQINRILRRFDDSFPKKLAEVINKTYDNKLIVSLISSQLDADRMDYLLRDAYYTGVNYGNFEIERILRVMRPQEDGIVFKFSGMHAVEDYIMSRYQMYWQVYFHPVTRSAEVILCKIFQRAKLLFSQGYPFMQEPVMLLPFLQEKVELADYLALDESIILFYMQLWRREQDPVLKDLCARFLDRNLFKYVEYNPRDFRLLSELKELFQSAGIDPMYYLEVDTTSDLPYDFYRAGEEEERIPIMLQMPSGELVELSQKSEIVQAISGKRRFDYKLYFPLDKVMALPGDLSRKIRERLGVMEDA; this is encoded by the coding sequence ATGCAACAGCCACAGCTTCTTCATGAAGAAAAGGTATTCAAAGACCCTGTCCACCGCTACGTCCACGTGCGTGACAAATTCATTTGGGATTTGATCAACTCGGCAGAATTCCAGCGTTTGCGCCGAGTCAGGCAACTGGGCACCAGTTTTTTTACCTTTCATGGTGGAGAGCATAGTCGTTTTAACCACTCGCTTGGCGTGTATGAACTGATGCGCAGAATTTTGGAGACATTCGAAGGCCGTATTCAGTTGACTTATGAGGAAAAGCTGCTGTGTCTATGTGCGGCTTTGCTCCACGATGTGGGCCACGGTCCGTTTTCCCATTCGTTTGAAAAGGTGTTCAAGTATCACCACGAGGATTGGACGCGTGCCATTTTGCTTGGAGATACGCAAATCAACCGAATTCTTCGTCGGTTTGATGATAGCTTCCCGAAGAAATTGGCAGAAGTGATTAATAAGACATATGACAATAAACTGATCGTAAGCCTCATCTCCAGCCAGCTCGATGCCGATCGGATGGATTACTTGCTGCGTGATGCCTACTATACGGGCGTCAATTACGGCAATTTCGAGATTGAGCGAATCTTGCGTGTCATGCGGCCGCAGGAGGATGGCATTGTCTTTAAATTCAGCGGGATGCATGCTGTCGAAGACTACATCATGTCTCGCTATCAAATGTACTGGCAGGTTTATTTCCATCCCGTGACACGGAGTGCCGAAGTAATCTTGTGCAAAATTTTTCAAAGGGCGAAGCTCTTATTCTCCCAAGGCTATCCGTTCATGCAGGAGCCTGTCATGTTGCTGCCTTTCTTGCAGGAGAAGGTAGAGCTCGCTGACTATTTGGCGCTGGATGAGTCCATTATTCTTTTCTATATGCAGCTCTGGCGCAGAGAGCAAGACCCTGTGTTGAAAGATTTGTGCGCCCGTTTTTTGGACAGGAATCTCTTTAAATACGTCGAATATAATCCGAGGGATTTCCGCTTGCTGTCTGAGTTGAAAGAACTATTTCAATCTGCCGGAATTGATCCGATGTATTATTTGGAGGTAGACACAACCTCCGATCTTCCGTATGATTTTTACCGTGCCGGAGAAGAAGAGGAGCGCATTCCGATTATGCTCCAAATGCCTTCAGGCGAACTGGTCGAGCTGTCACAGAAGTCAGAAATTGTACAGGCCATTAGCGGAAAGCGGCGCTTTGATTACAAGCTGTACTTTCCATTGGATAAAGTCATGGCTTTGCCGGGGGATCTCTCCCGTAAGATTCGAGAACGTCTGGGAGTGATGGAGGATGCTTAA
- a CDS encoding YwgA family protein — protein sequence MLNRHAKIIRLIEIVGEVSGRKKLQKMVYIGKHLEMDFDERYEFHMYGPYSEELTLRVDELCNMGLLDEQMESKGAIHMYRYSLNETGHDFLKFHEVDFGSGERAILRMNEENSRFLELVSTILYFNHLPYEEMKGKIFTFKSKQRYTEEEIQKGQAFIEELRALMKEDGGSSLMQ from the coding sequence ATGCTTAATCGTCACGCCAAGATCATACGCCTGATTGAGATAGTCGGCGAAGTGAGCGGGCGAAAAAAATTGCAAAAGATGGTGTACATAGGAAAACATCTGGAGATGGATTTCGATGAGCGCTACGAGTTTCACATGTACGGTCCATATTCGGAAGAGCTGACGCTCAGAGTAGATGAGCTGTGCAACATGGGGCTTCTGGATGAGCAAATGGAGAGTAAAGGTGCTATTCATATGTATCGTTACTCTTTGAACGAAACCGGTCATGATTTTCTCAAGTTTCATGAGGTTGACTTCGGTAGTGGAGAACGTGCGATTTTGCGTATGAACGAGGAGAATTCCCGTTTTCTCGAGCTGGTTTCTACGATTCTGTATTTCAACCATCTGCCCTATGAGGAAATGAAGGGCAAAATCTTTACGTTTAAGAGCAAGCAGCGCTACACCGAAGAAGAGATTCAAAAAGGGCAGGCGTTTATTGAAGAACTGCGTGCGCTGATGAAGGAAGACGGCGGCAGTTCACTTATGCAATAG
- a CDS encoding DNA sulfur modification protein DndB: MFNIKAFGTIGLINFSNDKGIMTSQLKVKDILNIYRIDSTINRDLSYNRLPQIIKYIESLDGNIGVFLPSLVFSFPENPHNYYSPQVQELTIPPDIKLTVIDGQHRIKSFEKMVSTITDNEKKQKVLESYMTVQIYFGLNRDDERRLFSDINSNARRVSMSLVTSYDTRDIMNILVNEIFNSSSSLQAVQIEFNKSKILRPRNTHFSTSVRIKKFISILLFGKRSLSNKNEAQVKKQYDDLFSFLDKFFSLLFGVLPNTPGDVLQYVLGHESLQNALALHLHNKIIIDCESEITWIDNWEEEIELLGLIDWSIRNTLWHPHMIIARKNSPYEFKAFVDSRHNDLLEILQSELG; this comes from the coding sequence ATGTTCAATATTAAAGCCTTTGGAACCATAGGTTTAATAAATTTCTCAAATGACAAAGGAATTATGACATCTCAGCTTAAAGTCAAAGATATATTAAACATTTATAGAATCGACTCAACAATTAATAGAGATCTATCTTACAATAGACTCCCTCAGATAATTAAGTATATTGAAAGCCTTGATGGCAATATCGGGGTATTCTTACCATCTCTAGTTTTCTCATTTCCAGAAAATCCCCATAATTACTATAGTCCACAGGTTCAGGAGCTTACTATACCACCTGACATAAAATTAACTGTAATTGATGGTCAACATAGAATTAAATCCTTTGAAAAAATGGTTTCTACTATTACTGATAATGAAAAAAAACAAAAAGTTTTAGAAAGCTATATGACTGTTCAAATTTATTTTGGATTAAACCGTGATGATGAAAGAAGACTATTCTCAGATATCAACTCGAATGCAAGAAGAGTCTCTATGTCACTTGTCACAAGTTACGACACAAGAGATATCATGAATATTCTTGTCAATGAAATATTCAACTCATCAAGTTCTTTACAGGCAGTTCAAATTGAATTCAACAAAAGTAAAATTTTACGTCCAAGAAACACACACTTTTCTACGAGTGTAAGAATTAAGAAATTTATCAGCATTCTTCTTTTCGGTAAAAGGTCACTTAGTAATAAAAATGAAGCACAAGTAAAAAAACAGTATGATGATCTTTTTAGTTTTTTAGACAAGTTTTTTTCTTTACTATTTGGCGTTCTCCCTAATACCCCAGGAGACGTTTTACAGTATGTCTTAGGACATGAATCTTTACAAAACGCATTAGCTCTACACCTACACAACAAAATAATTATAGATTGTGAGTCAGAAATCACATGGATTGATAATTGGGAAGAAGAAATTGAATTGCTAGGACTTATTGATTGGTCTATTCGTAATACACTCTGGCATCCACACATGATTATAGCTAGAAAAAATTCGCCATACGAATTTAAGGCATTTGTTGATTCAAGACATAATGACCTACTGGAAATCCTACAATCAGAACTAGGCTAA